The following are from one region of the Stigmatella ashevillena genome:
- a CDS encoding Gldg family protein, with protein MNPRGSSLSSTVLFVAVLVGSLIAERIAGAGTSLTAVMVIRLGVLLAIIAWGAVRSVRVSGERRVLWRWTLLCYGVAFLGLLLYTAQSELGTRLLGSPLAQAAPKWAVAFQVLFPALIVLGLVPLALLEVSAAAMVRAPVLETERARGALFSGLGTAFVLIFAFSAMYVATQLDATWDLSYFRTARPGESMRKVVRGLNEPLQVTSFFPPANDVGDQVEQYLRELGQESPQLQVERLDQAVEPVRARTLGVTTNGVVVFSKGDKREVYTVGLELDRARGQLQRLDQEAQRRLLTVARPRRVVYFTTGHGERSDGRGVPGETPRPGINQLKELIRAQNAELQNLGASEGLGSEVPRDAAVVILMGPTKEFLPEEVAALREYEERGGRLWIALDPDGPSYDALLEPLGLRYLNTPLANDQVFFRTTRQLSDRGNLGTATFSSHPSASTLSSLGTQAPVAFLSAGALEPRNPLPPGLGQDITVKSHEATFLDKDRDFTEDPGEERRPWPLVVAVEKATQGKDVMRAVVMADSDALSDGVVPNLANSYLVLDTLRWLTGEESISGAVSSEEDVPIQHTREQDVAWFYTTVFLGPVLVLGVGFFVTRRRGKRAPRDVVEGSAR; from the coding sequence ATGAACCCGCGGGGAAGCAGTCTTTCGTCGACGGTGCTGTTCGTGGCCGTGCTGGTGGGCAGCCTCATCGCCGAGCGCATCGCCGGCGCGGGCACCTCTCTCACCGCCGTCATGGTGATCCGGCTCGGGGTGCTCCTGGCGATCATCGCCTGGGGCGCCGTGCGCAGTGTGCGGGTGAGCGGTGAGCGCCGGGTGCTGTGGCGCTGGACGCTGCTCTGTTACGGGGTGGCCTTCCTGGGTCTGCTGCTCTACACCGCCCAGTCGGAGCTGGGGACCCGGCTGTTGGGCTCGCCCCTCGCGCAAGCCGCGCCGAAGTGGGCCGTGGCCTTCCAGGTGCTCTTCCCCGCGCTGATCGTCTTGGGGCTGGTGCCGCTGGCGCTGCTGGAGGTCTCGGCCGCGGCCATGGTGCGCGCGCCGGTGCTGGAGACGGAGCGGGCCCGGGGCGCGCTCTTCTCGGGCCTGGGCACGGCCTTCGTGCTCATCTTCGCCTTCTCGGCCATGTACGTGGCCACCCAGCTCGATGCGACCTGGGACCTGTCCTATTTCCGCACCGCACGGCCAGGGGAGTCCATGCGCAAGGTGGTGCGGGGCCTCAACGAGCCCCTTCAGGTGACGTCCTTCTTCCCACCGGCCAATGACGTGGGAGACCAGGTGGAGCAGTACCTCCGCGAGCTCGGCCAGGAGTCTCCCCAGCTCCAGGTGGAGCGGTTGGACCAAGCCGTGGAACCGGTCCGGGCGCGGACCCTGGGGGTGACCACCAACGGCGTGGTCGTCTTCTCCAAGGGAGACAAGCGCGAGGTCTACACGGTGGGGCTGGAGCTGGACCGGGCCCGCGGACAGTTGCAGCGGTTGGACCAGGAGGCCCAGCGGCGGTTGCTGACGGTGGCCCGTCCCCGGCGGGTCGTTTACTTCACCACCGGTCATGGGGAGCGCTCGGATGGGCGCGGGGTGCCGGGGGAGACGCCCCGGCCGGGCATCAACCAGCTCAAGGAGCTGATCCGAGCACAGAACGCGGAGTTGCAGAACCTGGGGGCTTCCGAGGGCTTGGGTTCGGAGGTTCCGCGTGACGCGGCGGTGGTGATCCTCATGGGCCCCACGAAGGAGTTTCTCCCCGAGGAGGTGGCGGCCCTTCGCGAGTACGAGGAGCGGGGCGGAAGGCTGTGGATCGCGTTGGATCCCGACGGCCCCTCGTATGATGCGCTGCTGGAGCCGTTGGGCCTGCGCTACCTGAACACGCCCCTTGCCAATGATCAGGTGTTCTTCCGGACGACGCGTCAGTTGAGCGATCGGGGGAACCTGGGAACGGCCACGTTCTCCTCGCATCCCTCCGCGTCCACGCTGTCCTCGTTGGGCACTCAGGCCCCGGTGGCCTTCTTGAGCGCGGGGGCGCTGGAGCCGCGCAACCCGCTGCCCCCTGGGTTGGGACAGGACATCACGGTGAAGTCCCATGAGGCGACGTTCCTCGACAAGGACCGCGACTTCACGGAGGACCCCGGGGAGGAGCGCCGCCCCTGGCCGCTCGTGGTGGCCGTGGAGAAGGCCACCCAGGGCAAGGACGTCATGAGGGCCGTGGTGATGGCCGACTCGGATGCGCTGTCGGACGGGGTGGTGCCGAACCTGGCCAATTCCTACTTGGTGTTGGACACGCTGCGCTGGCTCACCGGCGAGGAATCCATCTCCGGGGCTGTGTCCAGTGAGGAGGACGTTCCCATCCAGCATACGCGTGAGCAGGACGTCGCCTGGTTCTACACGACCGTCTTCCTGGGCCCTGTGCTGGTGTTGGGGGTGGGCTTCTTCGTGACCCGGCGGCGAGGCAAGCGGGCGCCGCGGGATGTGGTGGAAGGGAGTGCACGATGA
- a CDS encoding ABC transporter permease, translated as MKALLIARRELAGYLRTLSGYIIIAVILGLNGLFFNAFALGKAAERSATVLSNFFYYSSGFTIVASVFISMRLLAEERQSGTLPLLYSSPVRDRDIVLGKYLAGLVFLALYLACTVYMPLMVMVNGKVSAGHIAAGYLGLLLLGSASLAVGTFGSALARNQLLAAILTACMLVGLIVCWLLARITAQPLSDVFSALSLWNQHFPPFQAGLVHVRDVAYYLLVTYVALFGATRVLEARRWR; from the coding sequence GTGAAGGCGCTGCTCATTGCCCGTCGCGAGCTCGCGGGTTACCTGCGCACGCTCAGCGGCTACATCATCATCGCGGTCATCCTGGGGTTGAACGGGTTGTTCTTCAACGCGTTCGCCCTGGGCAAGGCGGCGGAGCGCTCCGCGACGGTGCTGTCCAACTTCTTCTACTACTCGAGCGGCTTCACCATCGTGGCCTCCGTGTTCATCTCCATGCGCCTGCTGGCCGAGGAGCGGCAGTCGGGCACGTTGCCGCTGCTGTACTCCTCGCCGGTGAGAGACCGGGACATCGTGCTGGGCAAGTACCTGGCCGGGCTGGTGTTCCTGGCCCTCTACCTGGCCTGCACGGTCTACATGCCGCTGATGGTGATGGTGAACGGCAAGGTGTCCGCCGGGCACATCGCCGCGGGCTACCTGGGGCTGCTGCTGCTGGGCAGCGCGTCCCTGGCGGTGGGCACGTTCGGCTCGGCGCTGGCGCGCAATCAGCTCCTGGCCGCCATCCTCACCGCGTGCATGCTGGTGGGGCTCATCGTTTGCTGGCTGCTGGCGCGCATCACCGCCCAGCCCTTGTCGGATGTGTTCAGCGCGCTGTCCTTGTGGAACCAGCACTTCCCGCCCTTCCAGGCCGGGCTGGTGCACGTCCGGGACGTTGCCTATTACCTGCTCGTCACCTACGTGGCGCTCTTCGGGGCCACGCGGGTGCTCGAGGCGCGGAGGTGGCGATGA
- a CDS encoding ABC transporter ATP-binding protein has product MIQVEGLSKYYGEHAAVRDLSFSIGKGEVIGFLGLNGAGKTTTLKILGCVLLPTSGRVVIDGFDVVKNPHEVRQRIGFLPDTPPLYDEMTVGEYLAFVAQLRGVQAKDAKAHVAEAEEKTGLREVDGVLISTLSHGYRQRVGVAQALVHRPAFLILDEPTSGLDPAQIRGMRELIRGLKGSHTVLVSSHILPEISETCDRLLIVHGGQLVAQGAEEELARKMGGGSIEVEVRGDKARAVEALQAIGPVSVTHEEGGVVGLRVEASPELRPRVAQVLVGAGLELLRLDRGAERLESIFLRLTQSGGIVSREVAS; this is encoded by the coding sequence ATGATTCAGGTGGAAGGGCTCAGCAAGTACTACGGCGAGCATGCGGCGGTTCGAGATCTCTCCTTTTCCATCGGCAAGGGCGAGGTCATCGGCTTCCTGGGGCTCAATGGCGCTGGGAAGACGACGACACTGAAAATCCTGGGGTGTGTGTTGTTGCCCACCTCGGGCCGGGTCGTCATCGACGGGTTCGACGTGGTGAAGAATCCCCACGAGGTCCGTCAGCGCATCGGATTTCTGCCGGACACGCCGCCGCTGTACGACGAGATGACGGTGGGGGAGTACCTGGCGTTCGTGGCCCAGCTGCGCGGGGTTCAGGCGAAGGACGCCAAGGCCCACGTCGCCGAGGCAGAGGAAAAGACGGGCCTGCGGGAGGTGGATGGGGTGCTCATCTCCACGCTCAGCCACGGTTACCGGCAGCGCGTGGGGGTGGCGCAGGCGCTGGTGCATCGGCCTGCGTTTCTCATCTTGGATGAGCCCACGAGCGGGTTGGACCCGGCGCAGATTCGCGGCATGCGCGAGCTGATCCGGGGCCTCAAGGGCTCTCACACGGTGCTCGTCTCCAGCCACATCCTGCCGGAGATCAGCGAGACGTGTGACCGGCTGCTCATCGTCCATGGCGGACAGCTCGTGGCGCAAGGCGCGGAGGAAGAACTGGCGCGCAAGATGGGCGGTGGCTCCATCGAGGTGGAGGTCCGCGGGGACAAGGCGCGGGCGGTCGAGGCGCTCCAGGCCATCGGGCCGGTGAGCGTGACGCACGAGGAGGGTGGGGTGGTGGGGTTGCGCGTGGAGGCCTCGCCGGAGCTGCGGCCGAGGGTGGCGCAAGTGCTGGTAGGCGCGGGCCTGGAGTTGCTGCGGCTGGACCGTGGCGCGGAGCGGCTGGAGTCCATCTTCCTGCGGCTGACGCAGAGTGGCGGAATCGTTTCCCGGGAGGTGGCCTCGTGA